The following proteins are encoded in a genomic region of Ostrea edulis chromosome 7, xbOstEdul1.1, whole genome shotgun sequence:
- the LOC125655755 gene encoding uncharacterized protein LOC125655755 isoform X2: MENTIKRQILYLCSWNFQTTRLLISIALLFGVCGYTWFEAQNECRLVGETLGLRPHTIEPFWTSLHKRRSLWMQNLGCYKYSDQDPALKDGDVFDMTHYASAGLCQELCMEQNKKFSFLFGIKDQNCFCFKYDILPLLNSCNSRCKGTCSSGNGSNCSKYRTYLSVGGQRNDRFPAAYPGCIVIQCIDYISYKVRRCESNFTTACEIQDSINQVYHSNPVNFVLKYKEVQNPSNYFGKDVEYFFQNTCKSMLNNNNQPVWIAFSRENYTRFDKGEMLSDVDKRNTMTCQLCKDGCRFGDCNFEVDEAECSETIVTKETSMKSTLKMTVTKPSFSKTDGFSKTPNETRETKGRETTENVSGLSHNYSDQTLSYILATTTSTNNVATSLVCLGLTVFCIRKRTSAKTERTERRKAPSTGKIKPIPTKDSKMDTLAELKTSAYALADNSRFEQNCANEKVDNSRFEECVYDVADNSKLKEESPYSEGGEGHYDHLRDTTSRRQVDEDTYNHIAPAGYATISEYDVMRKKENDQYRQSQFPTNNYAHAYSCVTLELYDKKWKYLKPQKRLE; the protein is encoded by the exons ATGGAGAACACAATTAAGCGTCAAATACTATACCTTTGTTCATGGAATTTCCAGACTACCAGACTACTGATATCAATAG CTCTTTTATTCGGTGTATGCGGTTACACGTGGTTTGAGGCACAAAATGAATGTCGTTTAGTCGGAGAAACTCTTGGCTTGAGACCTCATACGATCGAACCTTTCTGGACCAGCCTCCATAAACGTCGATCTTTATGGATGCAAAATCTTG GATGCTACAAATACTCTGATCAGGATCCTGCTCTGAAAGACGGTGATGTCTTTGATATGACTCATTACGCTTCAGCTGGTCTATGCCAAGAGCTCTGTATGgaacaaaacaaaaagttttcatttttatttggtaTTAAG GATCAAAACTGTTTCTGCTTTAAATACGACATATTACCTCTCCTGAACAGCTGCAATAGTCGGTGTAAGGGAACCTGCAGTTCTGGGAATGGATCAAATTGTTCCAAATATCGCACATATTTGTCTG TTGGAGGACAAAGGAATGACAGATTTCCCGCTGCCTATCCTGGCTGTATTGTCATACAGTGCATTGATTATATAAGCTACAAGGTTCGACGTTGTGAATCGAATTTTACTACAGCTTGTGAAATACAAG attCCATCAATCAAGTTTATCATTCAAATCCGGTAAATTTCGTCTTGAAATACAAGGAGGTGCAAAATCCCTCTAACTACTTTGGAAAAGACGTTGAATATTTTTTCcagaatacatgtaaatcaatgttaaacaacaacaaccaaccAGTGTGGATTGCATTCTCAAGGGAGAATTACACTCGTTTTGATAAAG ggGAAATGTTATCCGATGTCGACAAACGAAACACCATGACCTGTCAGCTTTGTAAAGATGGTTGCCGATTCGGTGATTGCAATTTTGAGGTAGACGAAGCAGAGTGTTCGGAG ACTATAGTGACTAAGGAGACTAGCATGAAATCAACTCTGAAAATGACAGTCACAAAACCCAGCTTTTCGAAAACCGACGGTTTCTCAAAAACCCCAAATGAAACAAGAGAAACAAAAGGAAGGGAGACGACTGAAAACG TGTCAGGGCTTTCTCATAATTATTCTGACCAAACATTGTCCTACATATTGGCGACAACGACATCAACAAACAACG TTGCAACAAGTTTGGTGTGCTTAGGATTGACAGTCTTTTGCATAAG GAAACGAACATCAGCTAAAACTGAAAGAACAGAAAGACGCAAAGCACCATCAACTGGAAAAATAAAGCCAATCCCTACAAAGGATTCAAAGATGGACACATTAGCCGAACTTAAAACCTCCGCATATGCATTGGCAGACAACAGcagatttgaacaaaattgtgCCAATGAAAAGGTTGACAACAGCAGATTTGAAGAGTGTGTCTATGACGTGGCAGACAACAGCAAGCTTAAAGAGGAAAGTCCCTATTCTGAAGGGGGAGAAGGACACTATGACCATCTCAGGGACACGACTTCTAGAAGACAAGTAGATGAAGATACATATAACCATATCGCACCTGCAGGATACGCCACCATTTCCGAATATGATGTAATGCGAAAAAAGGAAAATGACCAATACCGTCAATCACAATTCCCGACTAACAATTATGCACATGCTTATAGCTGTGTCACCCTGGAGTTGtatgacaaaaaatggaaatatttaaaaccacAGAAAAGGCTTGAATAG
- the LOC125655755 gene encoding uncharacterized protein LOC125655755 isoform X1, whose translation MENTIKRQILYLCSWNFQTTRLLISIALLFGVCGYTWFEAQNECRLVGETLGLRPHTIEPFWTSLHKRRSLWMQNLGCYKYSDQDPALKDGDVFDMTHYASAGLCQELCMEQNKKFSFLFGIKDQNCFCFKYDILPLLNSCNSRCKGTCSSGNGSNCSKYRTYLSVGGQRNDRFPAAYPGCIVIQCIDYISYKVRRCESNFTTACEIQDSINQVYHSNPVNFVLKYKEVQNPSNYFGKDVEYFFQNTCKSMLNNNNQPVWIAFSRENYTRFDKGEMLSDVDKRNTMTCQLCKDGCRFGDCNFEVDEAECSETIVTKETSMKSTLKMTVTKPSFSKTDGFSKTPNETRETKGRETTENVSGLSHNYSDQTLSYILATTTSTNNDRKSLSTMFLGVLALCLVVATSLVCLGLTVFCIRKRTSAKTERTERRKAPSTGKIKPIPTKDSKMDTLAELKTSAYALADNSRFEQNCANEKVDNSRFEECVYDVADNSKLKEESPYSEGGEGHYDHLRDTTSRRQVDEDTYNHIAPAGYATISEYDVMRKKENDQYRQSQFPTNNYAHAYSCVTLELYDKKWKYLKPQKRLE comes from the exons ATGGAGAACACAATTAAGCGTCAAATACTATACCTTTGTTCATGGAATTTCCAGACTACCAGACTACTGATATCAATAG CTCTTTTATTCGGTGTATGCGGTTACACGTGGTTTGAGGCACAAAATGAATGTCGTTTAGTCGGAGAAACTCTTGGCTTGAGACCTCATACGATCGAACCTTTCTGGACCAGCCTCCATAAACGTCGATCTTTATGGATGCAAAATCTTG GATGCTACAAATACTCTGATCAGGATCCTGCTCTGAAAGACGGTGATGTCTTTGATATGACTCATTACGCTTCAGCTGGTCTATGCCAAGAGCTCTGTATGgaacaaaacaaaaagttttcatttttatttggtaTTAAG GATCAAAACTGTTTCTGCTTTAAATACGACATATTACCTCTCCTGAACAGCTGCAATAGTCGGTGTAAGGGAACCTGCAGTTCTGGGAATGGATCAAATTGTTCCAAATATCGCACATATTTGTCTG TTGGAGGACAAAGGAATGACAGATTTCCCGCTGCCTATCCTGGCTGTATTGTCATACAGTGCATTGATTATATAAGCTACAAGGTTCGACGTTGTGAATCGAATTTTACTACAGCTTGTGAAATACAAG attCCATCAATCAAGTTTATCATTCAAATCCGGTAAATTTCGTCTTGAAATACAAGGAGGTGCAAAATCCCTCTAACTACTTTGGAAAAGACGTTGAATATTTTTTCcagaatacatgtaaatcaatgttaaacaacaacaaccaaccAGTGTGGATTGCATTCTCAAGGGAGAATTACACTCGTTTTGATAAAG ggGAAATGTTATCCGATGTCGACAAACGAAACACCATGACCTGTCAGCTTTGTAAAGATGGTTGCCGATTCGGTGATTGCAATTTTGAGGTAGACGAAGCAGAGTGTTCGGAG ACTATAGTGACTAAGGAGACTAGCATGAAATCAACTCTGAAAATGACAGTCACAAAACCCAGCTTTTCGAAAACCGACGGTTTCTCAAAAACCCCAAATGAAACAAGAGAAACAAAAGGAAGGGAGACGACTGAAAACG TGTCAGGGCTTTCTCATAATTATTCTGACCAAACATTGTCCTACATATTGGCGACAACGACATCAACAAACAACG ACAGAAAATCGCTTTCAACTATGTTCTTGGGTGTTCTTGCACTATGCTTGGTAGTTGCAACAAGTTTGGTGTGCTTAGGATTGACAGTCTTTTGCATAAG GAAACGAACATCAGCTAAAACTGAAAGAACAGAAAGACGCAAAGCACCATCAACTGGAAAAATAAAGCCAATCCCTACAAAGGATTCAAAGATGGACACATTAGCCGAACTTAAAACCTCCGCATATGCATTGGCAGACAACAGcagatttgaacaaaattgtgCCAATGAAAAGGTTGACAACAGCAGATTTGAAGAGTGTGTCTATGACGTGGCAGACAACAGCAAGCTTAAAGAGGAAAGTCCCTATTCTGAAGGGGGAGAAGGACACTATGACCATCTCAGGGACACGACTTCTAGAAGACAAGTAGATGAAGATACATATAACCATATCGCACCTGCAGGATACGCCACCATTTCCGAATATGATGTAATGCGAAAAAAGGAAAATGACCAATACCGTCAATCACAATTCCCGACTAACAATTATGCACATGCTTATAGCTGTGTCACCCTGGAGTTGtatgacaaaaaatggaaatatttaaaaccacAGAAAAGGCTTGAATAG